A genomic stretch from Limanda limanda chromosome 11, fLimLim1.1, whole genome shotgun sequence includes:
- the LOC133013490 gene encoding phosphatidylinositol 4-phosphate 5-kinase type-1 alpha-like: MATAGTADPGPTAPTGTSSLRKMASTEVPGSSSTTQSMKKTIGHRGVETSTGETTYKKTTSSALKGAIQLGIAHTIGSLSQKAERDVLMQDFVVVESIFFPSEGSNLTPAHHYSDFRFKTYAPIAFRYFRELFGIRPDDYLYSLCNEPLIELSNPGASGSIFYVSSDDEFIIKAVQHKEAEFLQKLLPGYFMNINQNKRTLLPKFYGLYCVQRGGKNIRMVVMNNLLPRIIPMHLKYDMKGSTYKRRASPKEREKAVPTYKDLDFIEDLPDGLLLESDNYNALCKTIQRDCLLLQSFKIMDYSLLVGIHNMDQASRERERSGGYSGDSGGSEGAVTPDQRRPQAQKSLYCTAMESIQGEARGKGALDSEDHMGGIPARNNKGERLLIYIGVIDILQSYRFIKRLEHSWKALVHDGDTVSVHRPGFYAERFQQFMCSTVFKKIPLKPSPSKKSRSGGQGGLRRAPTLGGPTPLSSAAGQISLDSRLMYHSHFKSTESEADSGVLSGRSDLVLRSPPLDNPADSEANLSTSSLGSTGVASTSPPLRSVGVDVHKSANTDHDRGDNHSFGEEEAADNSRNLSGNEDVVSLSDIIPETNICF, from the exons GTGCCTGGCTCTTCTAGCACAACCCAGAGTATGAAGAAGACCATTGGACACCGGGGCGTCGAGACCTCCACAGGAGAGACCACCTATAAAAAG ACCACGTCATCTGCCCTGAAAGGTGCAATCCAACTGGGTATTGCTCACACTATTGGAAGTTTAAGTCAAAAAGCAGAGAGGGATGTTCTAATGCAGGACTTTGTGGTGGTCGAAAGCATCTTTTTCCCCAG TGAAGGCAGTAACCTGACACCCGCTCATCACTACAGTGACTTTCGCTTTAAGACCTACGCTCCTATTGCCTTTCGTTACTTCAGAGAACTGTTTGGCATTCGGCCAGATGACTATCTG TATTCTCTGTGTAACGAGCCACTGATCGAGCTGTCTAATCCCGGAGCCAGTGGATCAATCTTCTACGTCTCTAGTGATGATGAGTTCATCATCAAGGCCGTTCAGCACAAAGAGGCTGAGTTCCTCCAGAAACTCCTGCCGGGATACTTCATG aatataaaccaaaacaagCGCACCCTGCTGCCCAAGTTCTATGGACTGTACTGCGTTCAGCGCGGGGGCAAGAACATCCGTATGGTAGTGATGAACAATCTTCTCCCTCGGATAATTCCCATGCACCTCAAATACGACATGAAGGGCTCCACCTACAAGAGACGAGCCTCTcctaaagagagagaaaaggctgTTCCCACTTACAAAGACTTGGACTTCATCGAGGACTTGCCCGACGGTCTGCTGCTGGAATCTGACAACTACAATGCTCTGTGCAAGACTATACAGAGGGACTGCTTG CTATTACAGAGTTTCAAGATCATGGATTACAGTCTGCTGGTGGGCATCCACAACATGGACCAGGCCAGTCGGGAGCGAGAGCGCAGTGGGGGCTATTCGGGGGACAGCGGTGGGTCAGAGGGAGCTGTGACTCCAGACCAGCGCCGGCCGCAAGCCCAGAAGAGTCTGTACTGTACAGCCATGGAGTCCATCCAGGGGGAGGCTCGAGGGAAGGGAGCTTTAGATTCAGAAGACCA CATGGGTGGTATTCCAGCTCGTAACAATAAAGGAGAGAGGTTGCTGATCTACATCGGCGTCATCGACATTCTCCAGTCCTACAG GTTCATTAAGAGGTTGGAACACTCCTGGAAGGCTTTGGTCCATGACGGG GACACAGTTTCAGTTCACAGACCTGGCTTCTATGCAGAGCGTTTCCAGCAGTTCATGTGCAGCACAGTATTTAAGAAAATTCCAC TAAAACCATCCCCATCTAAGAAGAGTCGTAGTGGAGGTCAGGGAGGTCTTAGGAGGGCCCCCACCCTCGGAGGTCCCACCCCGCTCTCCAGCGCAGCAGGGCAGATATCTCTCGACTCCAGACTGATGTACCACAGCCACTTCAAAAGCACAGAGTCAGAAGCCGACAGTG gCGTGCTGTCGGGCAGATCTGATCTCGTTCTGAGGAGCCCTCCACTAGACAACCCTGCTGACAGTGAGGCCAACCTCTCCACCTCATCACTAGGCAGCACAGGAGTcgcctccacctctcctcccctgCG ctctgttggaGTGGACGTGCACAAATCCGCAAACACTGACCACGACCGGGGTGATAACCACAG TTTTGGCGAAGAAGAGGCTGCAGATAATTCCCGCAACCTCTCTGGAAATGAAGATGTAGTTTCActatcagacatcatcccagaGACAAACATCTGTTTT TAA
- the LOC133013491 gene encoding C-reactive protein-like: MEKLLLLTVLISTCFAEPIDLEGKVFVFSKESKVDRISLLTNHTEFNSVTICLRFLTDVKKNYALFSLSTASHNNAFVLFKINSEDVIRMHAQDGGTDFLSLSFPPNTWHSMCATWRSENGLAQLWVDGMPTIKRFIKSGQPIKGKPSIILGQEQDSYGGGFDADQSFIGMMAKVHMWNYVIPDSEIKRYMKDRCFTPGNVFNWRSLDYVISGQVYVEDDQSSV, translated from the exons ATGGAGAAACTTCTACTTTTGACGGTCCTGATATCAACATGTTTCGCAGAACCCATCG ATCTGGAGGGTAAAGTGTTCGTCTTCTCCAAGGAGAGCAAAGTTGATCGTATCAGCCTCCTCACAAATCATACTGAGTTCAACTCGGTGACCATCTGTCTCAG GTTCCTCACAGATGTCAAAAAGAACTACGCCCTCTTCTCTTTGTCTACAGCGTCGCACAACAATGCCTTTGTGCTCTTTAAGATCAATTCAGAAGACGTGATCAGGATGCACGCCCAGGACGGCGGCACAGACTTCCTGTCGCTGTCATTTCCTCCAAACACGTGGCACTCCATGTGTGCTACCTGGCGCTCTGAGAATGGCTTGGCTCAGCTGTGGGTGGACGGCATGCCAACCATCAAGAGATTCATCAAATCTGGACAGCCCATCAAAGGAAAGCCCAGCATTATCTTGGGTCAAGAACAAGACAGCTATGGTGGGGGCTTTGACGCAGATCAGTCTTTTATTGGTATGATGGCTAAAGTCCACATGTGGAACTACGTCATCCCTGACTCTGAGATAAAACGCTATATGAAGGACAGATGCTTCACCCCAGGCAATGTGTTCAACTGGAGGTCCCTGGATTATGTAATCTCAGGGCAGGTTTATGTGGAAGATGACCAATCTAGTGTGTAA